GATGTAGTGAGGTTGTATCTAGTTGGAGTGATATGGGCGATAAAGATGTAGTGAGGTTGTATATAGTTGGAGTGATATGGGTGATAAAGATGTAGTGAGGTTGTGTATAGTTGGAGTGATATGGGTGATACAGATGTAGTGAGGTTGTATCTAGTTGGTGTGATATGGCGATAAAGCTGTAGACAAGTTGGCCCTTGTTAATTAACTTACGATGATAACGTGTGGACGTAGCGTACCCAAAATGCTTGACGCAGAAAAGATACTGTGTAAAGAAAGCTTAATCAGCTCAATCATAAAGTAGCGGAAATGTTCATCGCTTATATTTAGAGAAGGATGTGAAATGATACTTTACTAATTTTTAAGTGGGATATTATCGATTTGGAATTGAAATACGgcaaatgtacatttgtaaagtGTCCTATTCtcgtggtggtggtggtggtggtgggcAGGGTAGGGTTGGAAAATTCGTTTCTCCTCTTGATCCACAGAAGTAAACAAAAATGAACTAAACCAcgtcatacagttgtttcgtacTACTAACACCTTCCACTTTGTCGGAGTAAGCACTAATAATGCGTATgttataattatcaaattcaaaGTGGACTCAACACAAAGAacagtttatttatatatttcctgGAGGGATGTAGGTCaaaatgttatacaattatGATTCGGAGAAAATGTCATGGATTTTACAGTTTAAGTGCAGGGTTCATttggtaatgtattacattatataggTTTGAAAAAATAAGTGAAGACATGAAACCAATTGTGTGGTGGAGTATAATGTTTTATGCATTATGtgtaatttaaatgatatttgttATCTATCATTGGAAAtgtgaattatttaatatagGAATAATTTGGGAACAATTTCCAAGCAATTATCGATAATGATGATAGTTTAAAATGTCACCCCATCACATCGCCGAGGATACCACAAAAACGACCACCAGTCTGAGGGATTTCAACAGAGGCTGACGTGTCCGTCATAACCGGGAAAAATCAACAAGTCTACTTCAAGATGGAAAGGGCCAACATATTTTTCTTCGCCGTTATGCTGTTAGGATGTCATTCCAAAGGTAATACCTGTGATTTTTCAGTAGGATAGATGtgtttacaatgtatatacatgtatatgtatttttctAATTATTATAATAACGTTCGGAGATGTGGGGCAAATAAAATGTGTGATATGTTTTACATGAAACGTAAAAAAGATTAAATGTAAATTGAATTAATTGCAAAACGAATTTGGTTACATTTAGAACTTAATTAACGATGTTAACGATAATAACATTTTCTCTGCAACATTATAGTAATATTTGGTTCGAGTCCGAATGCAGATTCATTGGAAAAACTTGATGAGGCGACCAAAAATCTGAAAGACTTATTCCGACGGGATGAATACGATGATTCCGATATGTGTTTGACAGCGGTCTCTTGTATTGTTTCTTCTGATATGAGGTTGTATTCTGGCACCGTTTATGAGGGTATACAATTCAGCATGGGGAAATTCAGTCAGTTGTGCAGGTACGtctttattatatacatgtatatataaagtaggtATGTTGTTTTACTgaatgtatgttttattatttacaaaaagtacataaaTTCTGTTTTATTAACTCCATTTCTTTATCTACTCCATATTATGAAATAAGTGTAATGGATTTCTTTGGTTGTTACCTAATCACTTCAATCAGGCTGACATagcaaagatttaaaaaaaaaatcataccgTACAGCGGGAAATTTCAGCGGGGCTTTGATTTGGCGATTTGGCGGGTCCGTATATAGATCGCcaaaatgaagaagaaaaaaaaatatatcagccCCTACGTCGATACAGAAGGAATaagggctaatatttttttctacaaatactaaccagatgcagacgGCTGTGCATATACTTCAAAATTGCCTATACCAGATATGGAATAATATGAACGTTTGCTAAACGAAACGATATGAAAAATTTTCAAACGACTTATGAAAATTTAAACAATCTtctcatgtaaacaacattgcTTATAATATGGTACACGTTTTCtttgtgtgtatatttgttGTCCTCTAAGCTGTTTAAAGTGATACGATATTAAACTAAGGTTAGTCGcctcaatacatgtatatttatcatCACAATCGTTTAGCATATTAAGAGAGTTTCCCGCTTCGTTCTTCTGATTTAATTGCCTTTGCTCTCCCTTTGAGAGCATGACATTACTTGAATaagtcgatgaagcagaagataTCTTCCATGTTTACACGTGGTTATCATCCTGATTGTTTTGGATACAGGAGTGCCGAGGAGTACTTGACATGTTACGATCAAGCTGCCCAAGATTACATGTGTGGGTACCAATCAACCGCCTATGCAAATATGTCAAGATTAATGCATGAGCACTTCTGTGAAGATCCTTCGGGTAAGTTCCCATCTAACGGCGATTATCTTGTATCTTGCATTTTATTTGTAGGAGGCGAGTAAAAGTGCTAAAACAAAAAGGCCAGGTTGATCATGGTTTCCATAAAAGTTGTCTGGCTTTGAATTCGGTTGTCGCTCCTTGAATCTTCAAAAGAAATGAATCAGCTTATTAAGTCAGGTTTTTGTGCCACTAATCGAATGTAGATACGGCTGTTGGAATATATTTGTCTTGTGTCATTTCTTTCTATGTTTTCTGTACTTTTGTTTCCTCTGTGACTTTCTCGTATCCTGCCACGTAAGCGACGTATTCTTTGACATTCTTTATTCGAGTCGTACGTCAAGGAAAAATAGCATAATTTGAAAACTGAAAATTGTGTTGGGTACATGCCGCATGTGTAGCGCATGCGTGTCATAACAGTTGTTTATTTGACGTTTGTACGAAGTCAAGGGTGTATGGTTACGGCGTTATGAGCCGTTTGTATGGCTACGATGCGTTTATACTGAATCTGCTGTGTAGTGCGGAACTGTGGTTaaagcttaacgcgttaaaactagttttaacgcgttaaatgttatgtttaacgcgttaaatgtgtttaacgcgttaaagcttcacgcgttaaatgtatctcgtttttgacatgaacggcctttcatagaatatgtacgtttacacgATGTATAGATGGTATTCCAATAAAAGTTTCACTACCACGGGAATACACGTTCCAGATTTCAGATTTGTATTGATCACTCAAACACACACGTGTGTTAAAAGAGGTCAAACATAAACAGCAAATTGTATACATGACGGAACACAACAAATCTCATACACTCTTTATATTTTGTTCAAGCCTTTCAACAAACTTACTTACATTTGAGAGCACACGAACATTACATAGAGAAACTAAACCtttcatttttgtcatattAGGGTATGTACAATAATAATTTGGTATATAAATTTCTAATTTTGCATACTATTTCATGattacagataaataaataatgatactcATCACCAACACTATTGGAGCACAAAGGACAAATTCTATCATTACGATGTATACCAGCCCATCGTCCCGTTTCTACGGGCAAATGTAAATTTGATGTACGgaattttagaatatttttttcGTTCTCTTACATTCAATTTAGTAAAATAATCTTCAATTAGACTTAAACATGGAGTACATATGTCCTCTAGATGACACATCCACATCATTTAACCATTTCTGAATATATGGGTCCTGAAGTCTCTGCTTTAGAATAAGCTTTAAATTATCTTCAGTTAATGTACAAGTTTCCTGTAAACTCCATACAAagttcaaaccagtatcaaaaaataaagttttcacATAATTTATCCATTTAAAACTCGTGTTTCCATTTTCATGTAAGTGGTACattaatctataaat
Above is a window of Pecten maximus chromosome 7, xPecMax1.1, whole genome shotgun sequence DNA encoding:
- the LOC117330684 gene encoding uncharacterized protein LOC117330684; this encodes MERANIFFFAVMLLGCHSKVIFGSSPNADSLEKLDEATKNLKDLFRRDEYDDSDMCLTAVSCIVSSDMRLYSGTVYEGIQFSMGKFSQLCRSAEEYLTCYDQAAQDYMCGYQSTAYANMSRLMHEHFCEDPSALQSVVQCFNMRYIQTMGFGEFKEYLGWEHAFGFIGNRTSPEEKSEKKCRLQGEYFYVVMDRIGNKCGSDVFTFFCDMFTEPSLVQLFENSLRFEICPTETYSVCRYSYSYNWSPSK